From the Manis javanica isolate MJ-LG chromosome 11, MJ_LKY, whole genome shotgun sequence genome, one window contains:
- the LOC108385358 gene encoding olfactory receptor 52B6 has protein sequence MALVSANSTAALNSSDTRTAGCLLTGIPGLEHLHIWLSIPFCTMYVVAMTGNGILICVILSQPSLNEPMYIFLSMLASADILLSTSTMPKALANFWLGSSHISFDGCLTQMFFIHFLFVADSAILLAMAFDRYVAICLPLRYATILTSTVIGKITAATLTRSFTIMFPLVFLLKRLHYCRINIIAHTFCEHMGIAHLSCSNISINVWYGLAAALLSTGLDIILIAVSYIHILQAVFRLPSQNARSKALSTCGSHVCVILLFYIPALFSVFAYRFGGRRIPRYVHILLANLYVVIPPMLNPIIYGVRTKQILEGAKQMFSNLVKETK, from the coding sequence ATGGCTCTTGTATCTGCTAACAGCACAGCTGCTCTGAACAGttctgacactcgcacagcaggCTGCCTCCTCACTGGCATCCCTGGACTGGAGCACCTACACATCTGGCTCTCCATCCCCTTCTGCACCATGTATGTAGTTGCCATGACAGGCAATGGCATTTTAATTTGTGTCATCCTGTCCCAGCCAAGCCTGAATGAGCCCATGTATATCTTCCTCTCCATGTTGGCCAGTGCCGACATCTTGCTCTCCACTTCCACAATGCCCAAAGCACTGGCCAACTTCTGGCTGGGTTCTAGCCACATTTCCTTTGATGGCTGCCTTACCCAAATGTTCTTCATCCACTTCCTCTTCGTGGCTGACTCAGCAATCCTGCTGGCCATGGCCtttgaccgctatgtggccatctgcctcCCACTGCGATATGCCACCATCCTCACGAGCACGGTCATTGGGAAGATCACGGCTGCCACCCTGACCCGCAGCTTCACCATCATGTTTCCGCTCGTCTTTCTCCTCAAGCGCCTGCACTACTGCCGGATCAACATCATTGCACACACGTTCTGTGAGCACATGGGCATCGCCCACCTGTCCTGTTCCAATATCTCCATCAATGTCTGGTATGGACTGGCAGCTGCTCTGCTCTCCACAGGCCTGGACATCATCCTTATCGCTGTTTCCTACATTCACATCCTCCAAGCTGTCTTCCGCCTCCCCTCTCAAAACGCCCGGTCCAAGGCCCTGAGCACATGTGGCTCCCACGTCTGTGTCATCCTGCTCTTCTACATCCCTGCCCTCTTTTCTGTCTTTGCCTACAGGTTTGGTGGGAGACGCATCCCACGCTATGTCCACATCCTACTGGCCAATCTCTATGTGGTCATCCCACCTATGCTCAATCCCATTATTTACGGAGTGAGGACCAAGCAGATTTTGGAAGGGGCTAAACAGATGTTTTCAAACCTTGTCAAGGAAACTAAGTAA
- the LOC108385357 gene encoding olfactory receptor 52H1-like, whose amino-acid sequence MMATLNVTSVNLGSFILVGIPGLEQFHVWLGIPFCAIYLVGLAGNGILLYLITTDRSLHEPMFFFLSMLASADLILCTTCVPKALGIFWLKAQEITLPGCLIQLFFVHFSFFLDSAILLGMAFDRYMAICSPLRYTSILTPRTIVKIIVGIVGRSFSVILPVVFLVKRLPFCRTHIVPHTYCEHIGLARLACADISINIWYGFAVPLMTVFSDLILIGVSYTLILHAVFHLPSRDARQKALSTCGSHVCVILIFYIPAMFSVLCHRFGHNISLTFHIMSANLYVAIPPALNPIIYGVKTKQIRDKAILLFFHKGVQ is encoded by the coding sequence ATGATGGCCACACTGAATGTGACAAGTGTCAATCTGGGCTCCTTCATTTTGGTGGGGATCCCAGGGCTGGAGCAGTTCCACGTGTGGCTTGGGATCCCTTTCTGCGCTATCTACCTCGTGGGCCTTGCAGGTAATGGCATCCTTCTCTACCTCATCACTACAGACCGCAGCCTCCATGAACccatgtttttcttcctctcaatGCTGGCCTCTGCAGACCTCATATTATGCACCACGTGTGTCCCCAAAGCACTTGGCATATTCTGGTTGAAAGCTCAGGAAATCACACTTCCTGGCTGCCTCATTCAGTTGTTCTTTGTGCACTTCAGCTTTTTTCTGGACTCAGCTATCTTGCTGGGCATGGCATTCGATCGTTACATGGCCATTTGCTCCCCTTTGAGATACACAAGCATCTTGACACCCAGGACAATTGTCAAGATCATCGTGGGCATTGTTGGTCGGAGCTTTAGTGTAATTTTGCCTGTTGTTTTCCTGGTGAAGCGTTTGCCTTTCTGCAGGACGCATATTGTCCCTCACACATACTGTGAGCATATAGGGCTGGCCCGCCTTGCCTGTGCTGATATCTCCATCAATATCTGGTATGGCTTTGCTGTGCCTCTAATGACTGTTTTCTCAGACCTGATCCTCATTGGTGTTTCCTACACCCTCATCCTTCATGCTGTTTTCCACCTTCCCTCCAGAGATGCCCGCCAGAAAGCCCTCAGCACTTGTGGGTCCCATGTCTGCGTCATTCTCATATTCTACATACCAGCCATGTTCTCTGTCCTTTGTCATCGCTTTGGCCACAATATCTCTCTCACCTTTCACATCATGTCAGCCAACCTCTATGTGGCAATCCCTCCTGCACTCAATCCCATCATTTATGGTGTCAAAACAAAGCAGATCAGGGACAAGGCCATCCTTCTATTCTTTCATAAAGGGGTACAGTGA